CGAAGGTCAGCCCGTTCTAACAACGCCCGCCACGCTTCGTCATCCCGATCGACATTTCCTGCTCAGGTCGCGCTCGGCCCGAGTCACGCGCTGCTTCCGCCCGCCGCTCAGTCCTTCTCTCGATGCTGCCCCTGCCACCCGGCGGCCCCCTCCGGCCCCGCAGCCGCACCCCCTCGGCCCGCTTCGTGACCGCGAGCTCGTGGCGGCGCCGGATGGCCCGGGGCAGAGGGCGATCGCCTCGGCACCGAGCCGGCCGGCTTCCGCGACCACCTCGTCGGCCTCCCGCCGGCTCGCCAGGTAGTTCGCGGCCACCCGCGCCCCTTCGCGGGCGAAGGCCAGCGCGATGGCCCGCCCGAAGCCGCGGCTGGCGCCCGTGATGAGGGCGACGCGGCCGGCCAACCGTCCCCCGCCCATCAGCGCGTGACGCCGCTCGGGCCCTGCTCGAGCCAGAACCGCGCGAGATCGACAGGCCGGGGCCACCTCACGTCCTTCTTGCCCACTATTCGCTGGATGAGGCGCTCGACCATGCGCATGCGCGAGGGCCGGCCAACGACCTGGGGATGGCCGAGCCAGTTGAAGAAGCCGCCCTCCGCGTACATGCCCTCGAACTCCTCCGACCAGATCTCCCACACGTCTTCCTGGCTCCAGATGCCGTTGCCCACGGGCGGCACCGAGCTGAACAGGAAGAAGGGCGCGTCGTTGTTGCACCAGGCGGTGGGGAACTCGACGAGCGGGCCGTGCGGTGTCTCGTGGCAGTACGGCAGGTCCGTATCGAGGGCGTTGCTGTGATAGACGAACCCGTGCTTCTTGAGCAGGTCCATGGTGTGCCGGCTTGGATCGGCCGACGGGGCCCGCGCCCCGAGGGGCTTGGCGCCCAGGATCTTCTTGAAGATGTCGAGGCTCTTGACGAGCAGCTCTTCCTCCTCCTCGCGGTCCTTCATGAAGAAGGGCTTTTCGTGAAGGTAGCCGTGATGCCCCACCTCGTGCCCCCGGCGTACGATGTCCTCGCAGAGCGCGGGATAGCGCTCGACGATCCATCCAGGAATGAAGAAGCAGGTCTTAACGCCGTACCGGTCCAGTAGCTCCAGGATGCGC
The nucleotide sequence above comes from Candidatus Rokuibacteriota bacterium. Encoded proteins:
- a CDS encoding polysaccharide deacetylase — translated: VCGHRFSGLFFCLMTQPVKWPDAALADRPLHMSMGAYGPKTGMPRILELLDRYGVKTCFFIPGWIVERYPALCEDIVRRGHEVGHHGYLHEKPFFMKDREEEEELLVKSLDIFKKILGAKPLGARAPSADPSRHTMDLLKKHGFVYHSNALDTDLPYCHETPHGPLVEFPTAWCNNDAPFFLFSSVPPVGNGIWSQEDVWEIWSEEFEGMYAEGGFFNWLGHPQVVGRPSRMRMVERLIQRIVGKKDVRWPRPVDLARFWLEQGPSGVTR